From Microcaecilia unicolor chromosome 11, aMicUni1.1, whole genome shotgun sequence, the proteins below share one genomic window:
- the ZMAT5 gene encoding zinc finger matrin-type protein 5 isoform X2 has protein sequence MGKRYFCDYCDRSFQDNLHNRKKHLNGVQHQRCKKVWYDMFRDAFTVLLEEKTKKPCRKFLQTGQCDFGSNCRFSHMTEQDIERLTAQVEEERRAKEQQEEKGSKISDSQIKAWLERRAKRKRSARSNRNLPVEAPVFQFPPGWPSVHDLPPSLHPPPPSGGTVPPNLQWG, from the exons ATGGGAAAGAGGTATTTTTGTGATTATTGTGATCGATCCTTCCAAGATAATCTTCACAATCGGAAGAAGCACCTGAATGGGGTCCAGCACCAGCGGTGCAAGAAAGTCTGGTACGATATGTTTCGAG ATGCTTTTACAGTCTTATTAGAAGAAAAGACAAAGAAGCCCTGCAGGAAATTTCTACAAACAG GACAGTGTGACTTTGGCTCCAACTGCCGCTTCTCCCATATGACAGAGCAGGATATCGAGAGGCTGACGGCACAAGTAGAAG AGGAGAGGAGAGCAAAGGAACAGCAAGAGGAGAAAGGAAGTAAAATCTCAGACAGTCAGATCAAAGCCTGGCTGGAGAGGAGAGCAAAGAGGAAAAGGTCTGCCCGCAGTAACAG AAATCTACCAGTGGAAGCCCCTGTTTTCCAGTTCCCGCCTGGATGGCCTTCAGTTCATGACCTTCCACCCTCCCTTCACCCTCCACCTCCTTCAGGAGGGACAGTTCCACCCAACTTGCAGTGGGGCTGA
- the ZMAT5 gene encoding zinc finger matrin-type protein 5 isoform X1 gives MRTLPVSSPQQAFEGPKEVGANVLRGEMGKRYFCDYCDRSFQDNLHNRKKHLNGVQHQRCKKVWYDMFRDAFTVLLEEKTKKPCRKFLQTGQCDFGSNCRFSHMTEQDIERLTAQVEEERRAKEQQEEKGSKISDSQIKAWLERRAKRKRSARSNRNLPVEAPVFQFPPGWPSVHDLPPSLHPPPPSGGTVPPNLQWG, from the exons ATGCGAACTCTGCCCGTTTCTTCACCACAACAAGCCTTTGAGGGCCCAAAGGAGGTGGGTGCAAATGTACTAAG AGGAGAGATGGGAAAGAGGTATTTTTGTGATTATTGTGATCGATCCTTCCAAGATAATCTTCACAATCGGAAGAAGCACCTGAATGGGGTCCAGCACCAGCGGTGCAAGAAAGTCTGGTACGATATGTTTCGAG ATGCTTTTACAGTCTTATTAGAAGAAAAGACAAAGAAGCCCTGCAGGAAATTTCTACAAACAG GACAGTGTGACTTTGGCTCCAACTGCCGCTTCTCCCATATGACAGAGCAGGATATCGAGAGGCTGACGGCACAAGTAGAAG AGGAGAGGAGAGCAAAGGAACAGCAAGAGGAGAAAGGAAGTAAAATCTCAGACAGTCAGATCAAAGCCTGGCTGGAGAGGAGAGCAAAGAGGAAAAGGTCTGCCCGCAGTAACAG AAATCTACCAGTGGAAGCCCCTGTTTTCCAGTTCCCGCCTGGATGGCCTTCAGTTCATGACCTTCCACCCTCCCTTCACCCTCCACCTCCTTCAGGAGGGACAGTTCCACCCAACTTGCAGTGGGGCTGA